A window of the Lagopus muta isolate bLagMut1 chromosome 1, bLagMut1 primary, whole genome shotgun sequence genome harbors these coding sequences:
- the LOC125690139 gene encoding histone H3 has protein sequence MARTKQTARKSTGGKAPRKQLATKAARKSAPATGGVKKPHRYRPGTVALREIRRYQKSTELLIRKLPFQRLVREIAQDFKTDLRFQSSAVMALQEASEAYLVGLFEDTNLCAIHAKRVTIMPKDIQLARRIRGERA, from the coding sequence ATGGCGCGCACGAAGCAGACGGCGCGTAAGTCGACGGGCGGCAAGGCGCCCCGCAAGCAGCTGGCCACCAAGGCGGCCCGCAAGAGCGCGCCGGCCACGGGCGGCGTGAAGAAGCCGCACCGCTACCGGCCCGGCACGGTGGCGCTGCGCGAGATCCGCCGCTACCAGAAGTCCACGGAGCTGCTGATCCGCAAGCTGCCCTTCCAGCGCCTGGTGCGCGAGATCGCGCAGGACTTCAAGACCGACCTGCGCTTCCAGAGCTCGGCCGTCATGGCGCTGCAGGAGGCGAGCGAGGCTTACCTGGTGGGGCTCTTCGAGGACACCAACCTGTGCGCCATCCACGCCAAGCGCGTCACCATCATGCCCAAGGACATCCAGCTCGCCCGGCGCATCCGCGGGGAGCGCGCCTGA
- the LOC125690272 gene encoding histone H4 yields MSGRGKGGKGLGKGGAKRHRKVLRDNIQGITKPAIRRLARRGGVKRISGLIYEETRGVLKVFLENVIRDAVTYTEHAKRKTVTAMDVVYALKRQGRTLYGFGG; encoded by the coding sequence ATGTCCGGCAGAGGCAAGGGCGGGAAGGGGCTCGGCAAGGGGGGCGCCAAGCGCCACCGCAAGGTGCTGCGCGACAACATCCAGGGCATCACCAAGCCGGCCATCCGCCGCCtggcgcggcgcggcggcgtCAAGCGCATCTCGGGGCTCATCTACGAGGAGACGCGCGGCGTGCTcaaggtcttcctggagaacgTCATCCGCGACGCCGTCACCTACACCGAGCACGCCAAGAGGAAGACGGTCACGGCCATGGACGTGGTCTACGCGCTCAAGCGCCAGGGACGCACCCTCTACGGCTTCGGCGGCTAA